In Candidatus Omnitrophota bacterium, the genomic stretch CGTCGTTCAGCTTTTTCACAATACCGGCTGTTTTCAGGACATCCCTCATTGTGAAAGTCATGGCCGTTATACCGACTACATCCGGCGCGAAAGCCGCTATCCTTTTCTCCAGGAGAGAATAGCTCAGATGCTCGGAGGGAGCGTCAATCACAGCAATCTCGTGCGAAGAATTCTTGCGCAGATATGCGGCGATATACAGAAGCCCCAGCGGAGGATTGAAACCCCTTTCACTTTCTATGATCCGGGGATTATTCCCAAGCAACTCGTTTTCCGACGGGGGATTTATGAGGAGCAGTTTCACTTCAACTTAATTTTTGTTTTGCTTGACGACATCGGCTATAAAAGCGAGAACAAAAATCTGTATGGCCACACTTACGAGAACAGATACTGTCGCGTCAAGGATTTCGCCCATTTCCCAGGACACCCCAAAAACCACAGCCGCGATAAGAACAAAAAAAGCGCCCAGCGGCAGCAGCACTTTCAGAGGGTTGAAATAAAGAGTCGTCCTGATTATGAGCAGGATCATGTTCTTTGTATCGGAAAACGGCCGGAAGCTGGACTTTCCCGACCTTTTAAGATAGGGTATTATCTCATAATTCACTGTCATCCCGTTTGTCAGAAAAGCCGCCGTGATCGTTGTGGTGAAGGAAAATCCGTCGGGAAAATAAGAAAAGAACTTCATAGCCTGGTCTTTTTTGAAAATCCTGAGGCCCGAGTTAAGATCCGGTATTTTTTCTCCTGTCAGAAAACCGGCGAATTTGTTTATAATCCATTTGACCGGCCTTCTCAGCGGCGAAAGGTCTAGGTTCTCTCTTTTACCGACGAGCATATCCTCTCCCCTGTAGTTTTCAAGAAGTGTCCGCACGGCTTCCGGGGGGTATGTGCCGTCAGCGTCAATGATGCATATTTTTGAA encodes the following:
- a CDS encoding cobalamin B12-binding domain-containing protein, producing the protein MKLLLINPPSENELLGNNPRIIESERGFNPPLGLLYIAAYLRKNSSHEIAVIDAPSEHLSYSLLEKRIAAFAPDVVGITAMTFTMRDVLKTAGIVKKLND
- a CDS encoding glycosyltransferase family 2 protein produces the protein MIDEISFIIPVFNERETLPELLKSLGGVISGVPKSEIIVINDASTDGSEGLVPGTVRLINSQKQCGYGASIKKGLRKAEYSKICIIDADGTYPPEAVRTLLENYRGEDMLVGKRENLDLSPLRRPVKWIINKFAGFLTGEKIPDLNSGLRIFKKDQAMKFFSYFPDGFSFTTTITAAFLTNGMTVNYEIIPYLKRSGKSSFRPFSDTKNMILLIIRTTLYFNPLKVLLPLGAFFVLIAAVVFGVSWEMGEILDATVSVLVSVAIQIFVLAFIADVVKQNKN